In one Oncorhynchus nerka isolate Pitt River linkage group LG7, Oner_Uvic_2.0, whole genome shotgun sequence genomic region, the following are encoded:
- the LOC115131386 gene encoding uncharacterized protein LOC115131386 isoform X2 — translation MDGIAVEVLGVPNIFASDRMVDKLTIHFLRPRNGGGEVERVLFPSDSPGQAFVIFEKPEVAAHVSRLTHVLEVDQQQFCLKVRIVDRPEVDMPVKATLDVRMFPSDREVRRLLDIHGFKDVRRPHAVDMTEHKAH, via the exons ATGGATGGTATAGCCGTGGAGGTTCTTGGCGTCCCCAATATCTTTGCCTCTGATAGAATGGTTGACAAGCTCACGATACACTTCCTGCGACCACGGaacgggggaggagaggtggagagagtgctGTTTCCATCTGATAGCCCGGGACAGGCCTTTGTCATATTTGAGAAACCAGAAG TGGCTGCCCATGTCTCGCGGTTGACCCATGTGTTGGAGGTGGACCAACAACAATTTTGTCTCAAAGTCAGAATAGTTGACAGGCCTGAG GTGGACATGCCAGTCAAGGCAACTCTGGATGTGAGAATGTTCCCCAGTGACAGAGAGGTGCGGCGACTCCTAGACATCCATGGCTTTAAG GATGTGAGGCGGCCCCACGCAGTCGACATGACAGAACACAAGGCACACTGA
- the LOC115131386 gene encoding uncharacterized protein LOC115131386 isoform X1, translating into MDGIAVEVLGVPNIFASDRMVDKLTIHFLRPRNGGGEVERVLFPSDSPGQAFVIFEKPEVAAHVSRLTHVLEVDQQQFCLKVRIVDRPEVDMPVKATLDVRMFPSDREVRRLLDIHGFKVNELQHGQLRVQGSFLKLRAVKAKLQQLLHQDNQPQYNPSPPSLSGHASGTYKASTRMHHTNGTAMHAGNMSPMYSGSRSPISVNEEQFTHVLQSSSPTNYSRDSGSPCSLSSPRSDNLSPSLLEPGYGANVTHRKNPSPSRSRSVVSFLMDADVLRYAQCVRKKDIDTILGSNNIQMNVQPSECSDISSVSLEGKNPKTAMEKLQDYLTTLNSTLRTQEIPLGTIDHNGQVRISKLIQRFNSVYPTVLVNQVGDILRLVGPSRDSYDMMQILLGKPLELPPAGRTGRALDRGSRDRRSSSLSSLPKRKDTPIPWDPAPVSAAVPDYSPSKYQGDSGHGRTVQRAGSPVPYTSTPSHRGRSHSDSQEKVKEQRVTQRDFSRQERVDDVVGPSAGAQMPVMKKKSLLPKIPTDKAGWMDVLSRKKKKKP; encoded by the exons ATGGATGGTATAGCCGTGGAGGTTCTTGGCGTCCCCAATATCTTTGCCTCTGATAGAATGGTTGACAAGCTCACGATACACTTCCTGCGACCACGGaacgggggaggagaggtggagagagtgctGTTTCCATCTGATAGCCCGGGACAGGCCTTTGTCATATTTGAGAAACCAGAAG TGGCTGCCCATGTCTCGCGGTTGACCCATGTGTTGGAGGTGGACCAACAACAATTTTGTCTCAAAGTCAGAATAGTTGACAGGCCTGAG GTGGACATGCCAGTCAAGGCAACTCTGGATGTGAGAATGTTCCCCAGTGACAGAGAGGTGCGGCGACTCCTAGACATCCATGGCTTTAAGGTGAACGAGCTTCAACATGGTCAGCTGCGTGTCCAGGGCTCCTTTCTGAAGCTCAGAGCAGTGAAGGCCAAACTGCAGCAGCTCCTACACCAAGACAACCAGCCCCAATACAACCCTTCCCCACCTAGCCTCAGTGGCCATGCCTCTGGGACCTACAAAGCCTCCACCAGGATGCACCACACCAATGGCACTGCAATGCATGCTGGGAACATGAGTCCTATGTATTCTGGGAGTAGGAGTCCTATTTCAGTCAATGAAGAGCAGTTTACACATGTCCTGCAGTCTTCTTCCCCTACCAACTATTCACGGGACTCAGGGTCACCTTGTAGCCTCTCCAGCCCCCGGAGTGACAACCTATCTCCCAGTCTTCTGGAACCAGGGTATGGGGCCAATGTGACCCACAGGAAGAACCCATCTCCCAGCAGGTCTCGCAGTGTGGTCTCCTTCCTAATGGACGCAGATGTGCTCCGATATGCCCAGTGCGTCAGGAAAAAAGACATTGATACAATTCTTGGAAGCAACAACATTCAAATGAATGTGCAGCCTAGTGAATGTTCCGATATCAGTTCTGTTAGCCTCGAGGGGAAGAACCCAAAGACTGCTATGGAAAAGCTGCAAGACTATCTCACTACACTCAACTCAACACTACGCACCCAAGAAATCCCACTGGGAACAATCGATCACAACGGGCAGGTTAGAATTAGTAAACTGATTCAGAGGTTTAATAGTGTTTATCCTACTGTCCTCGTCAATCAGGTCGGAGATATTCTCCGCCTTGTAGGGCCTTCCAGGGACAGTTATGACATGATGCAGATTCTCTTGGGAAAACCCCTAGAACTTCCACCAGCCGGGCGAACAGGGAGGGCACTGGACAGGGGCTCAAGGGACAGGAGAAGCAGTTCTCTATCGAGTCTGCCCAAAAGGAAGGATACCCCCATCCCATGGGACCCTGCCCCTGTGTCTGCTGCTGTACCAGATTACTCCCCCTCAAAGTACCAGGGTGACTCTGGGCATGGAAGGACTGTACAGAGGGCTGGAAGCCCAGTACCCTATACATCCACCCCCAGTCACAGGGGAAGAAGTCACTCTGATTCACAGGAGAAAGTAAAGGAGCAGAGAGTAACACAGAGGGACTTCTCGAGGCAAGAAAGGGTGGATGATGTGGTAGGGCCCTCTGCTGGAGCTCAGATGCCAGTGATGAAAAAGAAGTCATTACTTCCCAAAATTCCTACAGACAAAGCAGGTTGGATGGATGTGCTATcaaggaaaaaaaagaaaaagccaTAA